The sequence CGCCTGCCCCTTGTCGGCAAGCACCTTCGTGATCGCAGCCGTCAGCGTCGTCTTTCCGTGATCGACGTGTCCAATCGTTCCCACGTTCACGTGGGGTTTGGTTCGCTCGAATTTCTCCTTGGCCATGCCGGAGTCTCTCCTTGGATTCTTTCCTGTGAAAAATTAACTGGCCGCCTGGCCACGGGCCTTGGCGACGATTTCGTCTGCAATGCTCTTGGGGACGTCGGCGTAGTGCGAGAACTGCATCGTGTAGGTGGCACGACCCTGGGTCGCACTGCGAACGTCCGTTGCGTAACCAAACATTTCACCAAGCGGAACGTCGGCGTCGATCACCTGCATGTTTGAACGCTGACGGGTTCCCTTGATCTGACCGCGACGACCGTTGAGGTCGCCGATGATGGTGCCCATGAACTCTTCGGGGCAGACCACCTCGACCGCCATGACCGGTTCCATAATGACGGGGCCGGCCTTGAGGGCGCCTTCCT is a genomic window of Chrysiogenia bacterium containing:
- the tuf gene encoding elongation factor Tu (EF-Tu; promotes GTP-dependent binding of aminoacyl-tRNA to the A-site of ribosomes during protein biosynthesis; when the tRNA anticodon matches the mRNA codon, GTP hydrolysis results; the inactive EF-Tu-GDP leaves the ribosome and release of GDP is promoted by elongation factor Ts; many prokaryotes have two copies of the gene encoding EF-Tu); protein product: MAKEKFERTKPHVNVGTIGHVDHGKTTLTAAITKVLADKGQA